A part of Myxococcus landrumus genomic DNA contains:
- a CDS encoding polysaccharide deacetylase family protein translates to MSQALAVPQEHDRFPYSPIVDRPPLHLPNGARVAVWVIPNVEHFYFDRPSSSLISSTTNLAPDVLNYAWRDYGVRVGIWRLMEVMQKYGVKGTVALNSDATQHYPRIIEAGTQLGWEWMGHGKTNSILLPQHSPEEERKHIFSVVETITKSTGKAPRGWLGPALSESLHTLDYLAEAGIQYVADWVNDEQPYPMRVKTGQMLSVPYALELNDFGAFLVHGQSGEGFARTIIDQFDTLYEDGAKTGRVMAIALHPFLIGHPHRSKHFAQALAHITSRKDVWMTTGGEIADWYNKTVLNR, encoded by the coding sequence ATGTCGCAAGCCTTGGCTGTTCCTCAGGAGCATGATCGTTTCCCGTATTCTCCCATCGTCGACCGGCCGCCCCTCCATCTTCCCAACGGCGCCCGTGTGGCTGTCTGGGTCATCCCTAACGTCGAGCATTTCTATTTCGACCGGCCGTCCAGTTCGCTCATCTCTTCGACCACGAACCTGGCGCCGGACGTGTTGAATTATGCTTGGCGGGATTACGGCGTCCGCGTGGGCATCTGGCGCCTGATGGAGGTGATGCAGAAGTACGGCGTGAAGGGCACCGTGGCGCTCAACTCGGATGCCACCCAGCATTACCCTCGCATCATCGAGGCGGGAACCCAGTTGGGTTGGGAATGGATGGGCCACGGAAAAACCAACTCCATCCTGCTCCCGCAACATTCACCCGAGGAGGAGCGCAAGCACATCTTCTCCGTGGTGGAGACCATCACGAAGAGCACCGGCAAGGCGCCTCGGGGTTGGCTCGGGCCCGCGCTCAGCGAGTCGCTCCACACGCTGGATTACCTGGCCGAGGCGGGCATCCAGTACGTCGCGGACTGGGTGAACGACGAGCAGCCCTACCCCATGCGAGTGAAGACGGGCCAAATGCTGTCGGTACCGTACGCGCTCGAACTCAACGACTTCGGCGCATTCCTTGTGCATGGGCAGAGCGGAGAAGGCTTCGCGAGGACCATCATTGACCAGTTTGACACCCTCTACGAGGACGGTGCGAAGACGGGCCGTGTGATGGCTATCGCCCTGCACCCGTTCCTGATTGGGCATCCGCACCGCAGCAAGCACTTCGCCCAGGCGCTCGCCCACATCACATCGCGCAAGGATGTGTGGATGACCACCGGTGGAGAGATTGCAGACTGGTACAACAAGACCGTCCTCAATCGCTGA
- a CDS encoding protein kinase domain-containing protein, whose product MASKAIEFGLPKGAILFSADGHSYEFRESLGPAHHGQSLFLARRRTLEGHPRGKVLLKAIPDQSGPSGSRVRRARTKLLEEVRIAEHLDHPGILKVLGLHKVHGYWYAVLEHPAGNALADMLSMVSELGVWFSPEMTLFIGAQLASALDHAHSAKDAAGVPLNIVHRAVDPDRIFFDWDGSVQLSDFGAATSTLPGRLTTSVRRPQGDFFYASPEALLGGKVDARSDLFSLGLVMLELSTGRCLLYPDAPVSPERVAALSERRQRRVKQAIRRATLAGLQPTVEAAIWQAATFTSADVDVLTRGLPQSLRVLLGRLLTPAPAERYQSARELAGDINAWMGGVFTKADAVAELTALVAKSVERRKPEGADAEFPDEGEVTTTARFASGERQSMTESDSA is encoded by the coding sequence ATGGCATCAAAGGCTATTGAGTTTGGGCTTCCCAAGGGGGCCATCCTCTTCTCGGCGGATGGGCACTCCTACGAGTTCAGGGAGAGCCTGGGGCCTGCCCACCACGGGCAAAGCCTCTTTCTGGCGCGACGCCGGACCCTCGAAGGGCATCCTCGCGGCAAGGTTCTGCTGAAGGCGATTCCTGACCAGTCCGGCCCGTCAGGGAGTCGTGTCCGCCGTGCCCGAACGAAGCTGTTGGAAGAGGTTCGCATTGCCGAGCACCTGGACCACCCCGGCATCCTGAAGGTGCTGGGGCTGCACAAGGTCCACGGCTACTGGTACGCCGTTCTGGAGCACCCCGCGGGCAATGCCCTTGCTGACATGCTCTCGATGGTGTCCGAGCTGGGTGTTTGGTTTTCGCCCGAAATGACGCTCTTCATCGGCGCGCAACTGGCAAGCGCGTTGGACCATGCGCACTCCGCGAAGGATGCGGCCGGGGTGCCCCTCAACATCGTTCATCGCGCCGTCGACCCAGACCGCATCTTCTTCGACTGGGATGGCTCGGTTCAGCTCTCCGATTTCGGGGCCGCAACGTCGACGCTCCCGGGGCGCCTCACAACATCGGTTCGCCGCCCGCAAGGGGACTTCTTCTACGCATCCCCTGAAGCGCTGCTCGGCGGGAAGGTTGATGCGCGCTCGGACCTCTTCAGTCTGGGGCTTGTGATGTTGGAGCTGTCGACCGGCAGGTGCCTGCTCTACCCGGACGCGCCCGTTTCTCCTGAGCGAGTCGCGGCACTCTCGGAACGGCGCCAACGACGCGTCAAACAGGCGATTCGACGCGCGACGCTCGCGGGCTTGCAGCCGACGGTTGAGGCCGCCATCTGGCAGGCCGCTACATTCACCTCGGCTGACGTCGACGTACTGACGCGAGGGTTGCCGCAGAGCTTGCGCGTGCTCCTCGGACGGCTTCTTACCCCGGCACCCGCTGAGCGCTACCAGTCAGCGCGGGAGCTGGCGGGGGACATCAACGCGTGGATGGGTGGCGTCTTCACGAAGGCGGATGCCGTGGCCGAACTGACGGCCCTGGTTGCGAAGTCCGTCGAGAGGCGCAAACCGGAGGGCGCGGATGCCGAGTTCCCTGACGAGGGCGAGGTCACAACGACTGCCCGGTTTGCGAGTGGCGAACGGCAGTCGATGACCGAGAGCGACAGCGCATAG
- a CDS encoding DUF2019 domain-containing protein: MAELGELVGEFAHHTVAQTEAIMRGDARTGNKHADKALAAFDRLRSHGDVGRDALATLFAHSRMDVRTAAAALLLRYKTVESKAVLQEAAKGEGLIPFEAQEALKRWEEGTWALDPE; the protein is encoded by the coding sequence ATGGCCGAGCTTGGAGAACTGGTAGGTGAGTTTGCGCACCACACTGTCGCGCAGACCGAGGCGATCATGCGTGGAGACGCGAGGACCGGGAACAAGCATGCGGACAAAGCGCTTGCGGCGTTTGACCGACTCAGGTCTCACGGCGACGTGGGCCGTGATGCACTCGCAACGCTCTTCGCACATTCACGGATGGACGTGAGGACCGCTGCTGCGGCCCTGCTGCTCCGCTACAAGACTGTCGAGTCGAAGGCTGTGCTCCAAGAGGCTGCGAAGGGGGAGGGGCTCATCCCATTTGAGGCCCAGGAAGCCCTCAAGAGGTGGGAAGAAGGAACCTGGGCACTAGATCCGGAGTAG